The Daphnia carinata strain CSIRO-1 chromosome 9, CSIRO_AGI_Dcar_HiC_V3, whole genome shotgun sequence nucleotide sequence TTTTGTTCTTGGAATGATTATTATTGCGTCGTGACTTGTTGCTCTTTGTCGTCGTTTTTGGTTCTTGCCCTTGAAGAAGAACTTCAATGTCAACGATCGCTTCTTCCGCTCCGTGGCGCTTCATTCCACGATTGATGTTGCATTTCTGAAACGCATTCTTAACTGCCGCAGTCTCCGATTGTCTTTTCGAAAGAGTTCTCACAGATTTTATATTCGCCAAAGCGCTCCGAAATTtacgaagaaataaaagatggaaTAACAAAGTAGACCAACTAAATTAGGAACAAAATCACCGGTGTATTCTTATAACATTCAAATGAACAAGCTCATTCCAAGATTTACAGAGATTCCGTTAACACGCTTGACATGTTACGGTCACCATACGGTTGAATTTCAACAATAATATGAGTATAAAGtggtttcaattcaaaattgaGCCTCTTATATCGAAGATCATTTAAACCATCAGCTTGAAATCGCACCGAGCCTTCCTTCAACACTAGTTTCCTATCGGGATTAGGTTCTGCTTTCTTGTGCGACAAAGTCCTGTATCGAACAAGATGGACGAGTGATGGCTGATCCTCGTAAGCTCTAGCTACGGTTAGATTATTGAACCGAACGCGTTGATATAATTGGTCGTCTTCGCCACCCCAGCCCCAAAAAGAATTCGAGAAGCCATTGATTTGTCGGAAATCATTTGTAGAAAAGGCGGTAACTCCTCCGAAATGGCTAGCCGGTGTCGGTCTATGAATAAACAACGAAATCAAGCAATGAAATAAGTGGAATAGAACAgtaaaaacagttgaaatatCTACTTGTAATTGTCCCAGTAATCGATGGAGAATGACATCTGCCTGGGTTTTCCGGCTTGCGGACAGGTGTAGGGATTACCGTCATCCTCTGGTAGGAAATCGACATCGTGAAAGATGAAACACTGAAAATCTTCTTGCAACTGAGCTTCGTTGAACCCGATATTCATTAACATTCCTCTGTTGAACGACGAGCTGTCTGTTCGCAGATAAAGATAATTACAACATTAATCGATTAATATATCCTACATGGGTTCAGCAAAATTCGACGCGATCAAAATTCATGAATATTTGAATATACTAACTGGATTGTTCAACAACAATAACGACATAGTTGAGTTGCTGTCGCTGCAAGAAAGGATGCAGATAACGTAAGAAAACAGTCAAATGATCTTTCCTGTCTCGGTAAGGCACCACGATAGCGACTTTGTGTCGTGATAGGCACTCTTTTGGTTGATACCTTCCACCAGCCTCGATTCCAGCTTCTATCAATTCCACGTCAGTCTCATTTCGAAGGATGTCTATCTTCTCCAAGGAAATATTCGTCCAACCAACTGttttcgtaaaaattaatCTGCAACACTTTGATGCTGCAAACCGACGCGCCGTTTCTACTTACCTAATTTAGGGGAAACGAGAGGGCATAGTTGCGTAACAGTAGACGATTGATGAGGAACTGACGGTTGCGATGATTCGTTCACGGCCACTTCACTTACAttctgattttgtttgttatcaATCTTTTTTTGAGGTACTGGTCCAAGTATACTTGCTGAATCAGTTACAGTTAGTTGAATTGTCGATGTATAACAACTACGGTAATTAAAAATGGAATTGGTTACATTGCTTACATTTAAGTTTAACCAAAGTATTAAAACCAAGGTGAATGTGGAAATAACTAGTACGGGCCGAGCAATGACTCGCAAGTGGGGAATGCTGGCCATGTCCGTCTTTTGGTTGAGTAGGTTTGCGTTATAAGACTACCGAATCGCTACAACCACCGGGGACCACGGTGACTGCGTGTCTGCTTCGGGATGCGTTCTTTCCCCAACCCATCACGCTTTGCAGGGTTTCGCGCGTTGGTTTCATAGAAAAATGGAGTTTGGGGAGTTGCCCCCAAGTGTACCTCCCGGTATCGATGGCAGACAACTGAGAAACgattttttagttttaggcgGTGTTGGAATTGCCTTTTAGGAGGCGTATAATACTACGACGATTCCTAGTTTGTATATTAGACCGGGACATTGCGTAAATCTGTTAAGTGTTTAAGCTTTCGCCACAGGGCTGGTTTGTCTGTGAAGAGAATTCAAATGTAGACGACCTCCAAATAACCTTATACAAGTTGGCCAATAGCTAGCCGTGCATCTTTCCTTCTACAAGAGAAGAGTTCTTCTTTCATGTTACATTGCTATAGCAACTATTCAAGAACGAGTTGGGCGCTCCAAACGGGGAAGTTCACTGTGCTGCTTCTGTGAAGAGAATTCAAATGTAGACGACCTCCAAATAACCAAATGGCCAATAGCTACTATGGTAAAAACAACGGTGTTTTTATATGGTAAAaaccgaaaaataaaaaaaatccattgtCTTTGTGCCTTGTATAGCTCGACAGAGCAATACATTGGCCACGAAATTAAATAACGAACCTTCCATTAATCCCCTTAGCTGTACTAGCGATCTCCCGATAATATGAAACATTCAAACTTCTGAACAGAATGGTaagcgacaacagaaacatgAAAATTGATTCAAGATAACACAAGGGAAGAATATTCAAGATGCATTTGATCCTTTTCTCATGTAGCCTTGAGCTCACTGTCACTTCCACCTTTGCTTTGTTGGTTTTCCACCTGATATTTTTAACGCTACGTAAATAATCGTTATTCATACCGCCACTATCTTCTAAACATTATAAACTtactctttcttttgtttggattCTTGGCAGGTCCTTTTTTCCTGTAAATTTTctacaaaatatttttgccaTTCTTTTTATTAACTGTACGATTCATAGCGCTTAAAGAGGTGAAAACACACTACACGGCTATAACTATCAAGAACCACATACGAGTTTTCAAACGCTGAGTCATTACAAGCACAACGGTGTAAACATGTGTCACATGAATGAAGATTTGTCAACAATAGAATTTAGCACTAAAACCATTTCAATTGGTTGTGCGCGTTTGCAACAGAAAGTGATTGCTTGCTGAGTCGTTCAAACATCAGAGCAAAAATCGAAGCAACGCGTCGAAAAAGCACTTAGTcgtgagaaaatgaaatgaaacgagTTTGTATAGTTGTCCATGATGGTGCTAAATGATTAAGAGCTCatataagaaacaaaacaatcttATTGCAAAGAAACGTCAGATTCATTTCAGTTGATCTTGTGCATCATCTTATTCCAGATGATCGTCGTGGTCGCAcattcaatcgtccttgtctTGTCCTTACGTCCTTGATTCTcggacaaaaaaataatagtccttaaaaacatttcacaTTATTGATCGAAAGCTTTTTCTACACACGGGCATGAATCACAGCTTGTGACAAGGGTCTGAAGTGATTAACTGATCCCCTCGAAAACGCATGTCAGTTTTACTCCTCAGATCGAGTTGCttattgaatttatttattccttGATgtccgtaaaaaaaattacacataaaataattaaagaaacaaaataaaactaaacTGAGATTTCCATTTTATGCAGCAAACAGTTGGTTACCAGCCAACAACAAGGCGTAAAAGAATCTTCGTCTTTTGGCAGGGTTCTATAAAGGGGCAAAACACATGGTTCGAGCACAACAGCGATTCCCGAACGTTCTTCACGATCTTGCTTAAAGAATTTCGGCGGTCAATGGAAAACTTCTCCCTGCAGGTATGGTCGAGCGTCCCCTCTGAGAGCTATGAAAAGCCACGGGAGAGTTAAGAAAGAATTTTATCTCTATTGAATTCACGCAACTTTCTGTTACAagggaaaaaacgaaaaaaaaaaaaataaataaaatagaaacgTTGAAGGTCGTAGTGTCAATGATCTTGGCGAGGTATAATGCAGATTGTTGATAGTGACACGGGTGAAAGAGCCCATTAATTCCATGTGGGATATGCAAGCATGGTATTCGGGTCCTTCTATAGGTGAATTGAATGCACAGCATCCACGTCACGTAAAAACGTTGTAATAGTGgtgatgaaaaaaagaagaggagagtTTCGTCGGCAGACATGACGATAtaatttaaaatctttttaacCATGTAGCTAAAGAATGTAAAAGGAACCGAAAGATAATTTAACTACTCTCATTAGTTTGCACATCTGAGAGTGAACTTCAGTGTGTTTTATGGACGCCCGCAGGTCATGAATCGAAGAGCCATTGTGTGGCTATCTTGCatccctttcccttttttttttctttctgacaTCGACAACAGAAcaaagcaaaacgaaagatGCAAAGTTATGATTACTCACGAAAACGATAAATTTTACAATGGACGTTCAAATACTGGTTAATTATCCAGCAGGTTTAATACAGCTTTAAATTGGAATATGGGaaattagaaataaaacaGCACAAACGCAAATTTGGTCTATCTGCATTAGGAACTGGCCACTAACCAACCATATGTCCCGGGAGATAAAAGAATGTGTTTATCAACTTCATTACAGCACATGCATCAGCTTAACGAACCCAAATTTTCCATCAACAATATTCCCAGTCCTTGTGATCTGGTGGTCGGCAAACTTCTGGACACTTGTCTGGGTATAGTTCATGTCCAGCTCCTCCCACGTAAAAGCTGCCATTGCGTTGGGTTTGAAATAGATGGATTTTCAATGGTGACATCCCGATGAGGCGTTCGTCTGACATCCTTAAGTGTCATGGGCCATCTATTCCATTTTCGTGAATTAGGATTCAACCAATGTTCATTAAAATGTATGCATAGCTTCATTACCACATCGTATTTGGCTATTGGCCACACAATGTCCGCAAGTGAAAATTGGTCTTGAGATTTGACCTGTTGCTGATCGGAAATAATAAGTGCTCGTATTAGTCCTTCGATGAGATCTCGTCGCTGCCATATTTTGGCTCTCCACATTCCTATATTCCAAATGTGAAGCAAGAAGCTTGTTACTTAAAGTACGTGAAGAGGCTAGCTACGAGCGTATACCTGCTAAAATGACTGATCCATGGAAATGCACGTCAACTTTCGATTTTACTTGCCTGAAATGATGCAGGCAAGTGGAGCCTGTGGAAAGCTTCCACGCCACTGGAATGAAATCCAGAAACTACAAAGAATATCGTTCTCT carries:
- the LOC130700953 gene encoding beta-1,4-N-acetylgalactosaminyltransferase bre-4-like is translated as MASIPHLRVIARPVLVISTFTLVLILWLNLNVSNVTNSIFNYRSCYTSTIQLTVTDSASILGPVPQKKIDNKQNQNVSEVAVNESSQPSVPHQSSTVTQLCPLVSPKLVGWTNISLEKIDILRNETDVELIEAGIEAGGRYQPKECLSRHKVAIVVPYRDRKDHLTVFLRYLHPFLQRQQLNYVVIVVEQSNSSSFNRGMLMNIGFNEAQLQEDFQCFIFHDVDFLPEDDGNPYTCPQAGKPRQMSFSIDYWDNYKPTPASHFGGVTAFSTNDFRQINGFSNSFWGWGGEDDQLYQRVRFNNLTVARAYEDQPSLVHLVRYRTLSHKKAEPNPDRKLVLKEGSVRFQADGLNDLRYKRLNFELKPLYTHIIVEIQPYGDRNMSSVLTESL